A region from the Fusarium graminearum PH-1 chromosome 4, whole genome shotgun sequence genome encodes:
- a CDS encoding metacaspase-1 precursor — translation MSYFPGQGYNGGGGGGNGYGYGPPSGPPPPQQQYGGYSGDNSGSRRYPPPNYPPPPHLDAYGFPLPQGLNHHAQHARSGPPPPSVPQQFGHGAPEGYTFQYSRCTGRRKALLIGINYFNQEGELRGCINDVHNVSAFLVERYGYKREDMILLTDDQQDPVMIPTRENIIRAMGWLVSNAQPDDALFLHYSGHGGQVEDLDGDEDDGYDECIYPVDHSQAGPIIDDEIHFRVVKPLAQGVRLTAIFDSCHSATVMDLPYVYSTKGVLKEPNLAKEAALGLFDAFQAYSSGDVSGAAKSMFSMAKNAFNGGDEAYEKTKDTRTSPADVVMWSGSKDDQTSADATINAQATGAMSWAFISAIKANPKQSYVELLNSVRDILETKYTQKPQLSSSHPIDTDLLFVM, via the exons ATGTCCTACTTTCCAGGTCAAGGGTATAacggaggcggaggcggcgGTAATGGCTATGGGTACGGTCCTCCATCtggccctcctcctccccagcAACAATACGGTGGTTACTCTGGGGACAACTCCGGATCGCGAAGATACCCTCCCCCGAATTAccctccacctcctcatcTCGATGCCTACGGATTTCCTCTCCCGCAGGGCCTGAACCATCACGCCCAACACGCTCGATCAGGACCTCCTCCCCCCTCTGTGCCCCAGCAGTTCGGTCATGGAGCCCCCGAAGGCTATACTTTCCAGTACTCCAGATGTACTGGTCGTCGCAAGGCACTTCTCATCGGTATCAACTACTTTAACCAAGAAGGCGAGCTGCGAGGATGTATCAACGACGTACACAATGTTTCGGCTTTCTTGGTAGAGCGCTATGGCTACAAGAGAGAGGACATGATTCTGTTGACCgatgatcaacaagatccagtCATGATTCCTACCAGAGAGAACATCATTCGGGCTATGGGTTGGCTTGTGTCGAACGCTCAGCCCGATGATGCTCTCTTCCTTCACTATTCCG GCCACGGTGGTCAGGTCGAGGACCTAGACggcgacgaggatgatggatatgatgaATGCATTTACCCTGTCGATCACTCCCAGGCTGGTCCCATCATTGACGACGAGATCCATTTCCGTGTCGTCAAGCCCTTGGCCCAAGGTGTTCGTCTcactgccatctttgacTCGTGTCATTCTGCCACCGTCATGGATCTTCCATACGTCTACTCAACCAAGGGTGTTCTCAAGGAACCCAACCTTGCCAAGGAAGCCGCATTGGGTCTCTTTGACGCCTTCCAAGCGTACTCCAGTGGAGACGTTTCTGGAGCGGCTAAGTCGATGTTCAGCATGGCCAAGAATGCCTTTAACGGCGGCGATGAGGCTTATGAAAAGACCAAGGATACTCGAACATCGCCTGCCGATGTTGTGATGTGGTCTGGAAGCAAAGACGATCAGACATC GGCCGACGCCACGATTAACGCTCAGGCCACCGGTGCCATGTCGTGGGCTTTCATTTCAGCAATCAAGGCCAATCCTAAGCAGAGCTACGTTGAGTTGCTGAACAGTGTCCGTGATATTCTCGAGACAAAGTATACTCAGAAGCCACAGCTTTCAAGCAGTCACCCTATTG ACACTGACCTCTTGTTTGTTATGTAA